ATGTAATCTCCTCAAACAGCTAATTTCAAACAAACgcatcaaaaatcgagttcttCCGAATCGAAACCCCACGGACTTCAACACAAGCCCAAGCTCAACCTCACGCCCTAACCTAAAGCACAACTCCGACGACGAGCGCGGGTTATCAACTGCAGATAGCGTTCCAATTGTCTAGGGTTTTCCCGATAGATAGAAAATCGAATGCCTCGAAATGCGCAATcgtgaacagagagagagagagagagagagagagagagagagagaccttctCGTCTTGGTGGAGAGCGATCCAGACATGGACTTTGTCCATGGACTGCCAGAAGATGAAGGCACCAAGAGACATCGCGAAGAATGTGGCCactttcaccatcttcttctgctTATTCTTCAACCAATTGTCTGCAGAGCGTTCACTTGGTCATGTCTTCTCGGGCAAAAGGAGATCCCAAAACCAAAACGATATCGCGTTTTGGCCAatctaaacgacaccgtttggCGACCAATTGtttcttttcatatttctctttttctttttctttttttatcaattttgttctcattaaaattcatttaatttatttttatccgaccaatttattttttgttaaaattattaatctcttatttttttccttttggtcgaACTTAATCTCTTATTCGAAGAGggttattttcaagaaatttctaaaagcGAGATTAAACACATTTTTATTCTATTGTACAGTTTTCGAACCCGTAACTTAGAGATTATTCCGTTCTGTAATCGCCGTGCGGCATTTTACGTTGTCTTCGTAATCGTCATGAGGCAATGCCCCGAGCATAATTTTTTTGCACGGGGCTCAAATTCGATTACCAAACAGTGACTCATTGATTTATCCGTCTCCAAACTTTTACCATTTATAACTCATAGTAGGTTGAAGATGATGGCGTTCAACAACGGCAACTACAACACACAAACCAAAGCGAACACATCTTTTTGCATGCCGAGGAGGGAGTTACACAAGCAAAGCATAAGCATGTAGCTCCCGGATTCTTGATTCTTGGTATGACTTGATCATTGCTAAGCCTTTCTCAATCGGTGCAGCATCGATACATGATGAATTTCTCCATGACCCGGCCACACTCGGCGCACACCACCCGCTCGGGGATCGTCCCGGTGGTGCTCGGCAGGATCAGGCGGTTGCAGTGGTGCGGCGTCTGCAGGTCCTGGAGGCGGTCGTTCAGCGCCGGCAAGAACCCCCTCTGGCCTATCCGGCCCTTCCAGGACTCGTAGTCCGCCAGGGCTGCCAGGATCACGTCTCCCTTGGCCTTGGCCGTGTCGGTGCCCCGGCATATCACGGCCCATCCCTGGTCGCTCCCGTCGAAGCTGAGCATCTTCATGATCTCCTGCATTATTGGGTCGCTGTCCACGCTCTTGCCCTGCTGCACCTTGGAGTGCCACATGCTCTCCAGCCTCACCCAGAAGAACCAGATCAGGGTGAGGTCTGGCAGGACGTGGCTCAGGTTCTCTGCCAAGATCGTGGCACTGTTCTTCCTGACCTTCTCCCTCGGGTTGCTCTTCCCCACGTACAGCATCTCGAGCGGGATCTGCGCTGCTCGGGCTACCGCACGCGCCGTGTTCGTGAACTTGCGGATCCATTCGATGTCCTCTCCTCCATAGAGGCATACGTACTTCCCTTCAGTTATCTGCGTCAGCAGGAAGCACGTAGTTTCT
The genomic region above belongs to Rhodamnia argentea isolate NSW1041297 chromosome 6, ASM2092103v1, whole genome shotgun sequence and contains:
- the LOC115749404 gene encoding uncharacterized protein LOC115749404, giving the protein MVKVATFFAMSLGAFIFWQSMDKVHVWIALHQDEKKERMEKEEEIRRVREELLQQQAREKDPLS